In Chroicocephalus ridibundus chromosome 12, bChrRid1.1, whole genome shotgun sequence, a single genomic region encodes these proteins:
- the PKIG gene encoding cAMP-dependent protein kinase inhibitor gamma isoform X2 → MEVESSTYTDFISCDRAGRRNAVHDIQRDATTISMRKLTEDLGDLAVEGAESQRDATSSENDPGARPKGQENSPSP, encoded by the exons ATGGAGGTAGAGTCCAGCACATACACCGACTTTATTTCCTGCGATCGGGCCGGTCGGAGGAACGCTGTCCACGACATCCAACGAGATGCAACCACCATCAGCATGCGCAAGCTGACCGAGGACCTAGGTGACCTCGCTGTTgaaggagcag aaagCCAAAGAGATGCCACCTCTTCTGAGAACGACCCTGGAGCAAGACCAAAGGGGCAAGAAAACAGCCCCTCCCCGTGA